From the Glandiceps talaboti chromosome 10, keGlaTala1.1, whole genome shotgun sequence genome, one window contains:
- the LOC144441434 gene encoding uronyl 2-sulfotransferase-like, producing MARSLMKRRTCGLLILCLLTGLLIRLYSRRNIDNQQGFTTRKFTSQHVDLHKVLGKPQRNVNNAIKSVNNIVNETAVGGHNPMKDTALGLIGKESGNNRGRAVITVPSDVDKQLLVYNRVPKCGSRTVLWILRTNGKTYHFEYKHSMEFFKFRMKEADQAATVNAIYQLPRPAAFDMHVHWLNFTKFAKRKPIYINIIRDPLERHVSSYYFNRFGDSVNKFMVSKFKGTEEERHQSYDECVLLSKTECQLEKAYYIIPFFCGQDPRCREPTRWSLDQAVKNALNEYTFIGILEDLENSMKLLERMLPRYFNNAPTHLKYINEQGRRDGMHALKKSEAPPSAEVVQIMKTRLAIEYEFYDVIKERFTLLKKQYGIL from the exons ATGGCACGGTCGTTGATGAAGCGACGAACATGTGGCCTGCTAATTCTGTGCCTCCTGACTGGCCTACTTATTCGCCTGTACTCTCGACGGAATATTGACAACCAGCAGGGTTTTACTACAAGAAAATTTACCAGTCAGCATGTTGACCTACATAAAGTCTTGGGGAAACCACAAAGGAATGTAAACAATGCGATAAAATCAGTGAACAATATTGTGAATGAAACAGCTGTTGGAG GACACAATCCAATGAAAGATACCGCACTGGGTTTAATTGGAAAGGAGAGTGGAAATAATCGAGGCCGTGCTGTAATTACTGTG CCTTCAGATGTGGATAAACAGTTACTTGTATATAATCGTGTACCAAAATGCGGAAGTAGAACTGTGCTGTGGATTCTTAGAACCAATGGCAAAACATATCATTTCGAGTACAAGCACTCGATGGAGTTCTTTAAGTTCCGTATGAAAGAAGCAGACCAG GCTGCCACTGTAAACGCAATCTACCAGCTTCCACGACCAGCTGCCTTCGATATGCACGTCCATTGGCTTAATTTTACAAA ATTTGCGAAacggaaacctatttacataaatataatacGAGATCCCTTGGAGCGTCACGTTTCTTCGTATTATTTCAACCGATTCGGTGACTCGGTCAATAAGTTCATGGTCTCCAAGTTCAAGGGTACAGAAGAAGAAAGGCACCAG TCATATGATGAGTGTGTGTTACTCAGTAAAACTGAGTGTCAACTAGAGAAAGCTTACTACATTATCCCGTTCTTTTGCGGACAGGATCCACGTTGTAG GGAACCAACGAGATGGTCATTAGACCAAGCTGTAAAGAACGCCCTCAACGAGTATACTTTTATTGGGATTTTAGAAGATCTCGAAAATTCGATGAAATTATTAGAACGAATGTTACCACGGTACTTCAATAATGCGCCGACGCATTTAAAAT ATATCAACGAACAAGGACGCCGTGACGGTATGCATGCATTAAAGAAGTCTGAAGCGCCACCATCGGCAGAAGTTGTTCAAATCATGAAAACACGATTAGCAATTGAATACGAATTCTATGACGTGATCAAAGAACGCTTTACTTTATTGAAAAAACAGTACGGAATTTTATGA
- the LOC144440869 gene encoding kynurenine aminotransferase-like — translation MLSRTPAVRHLVKRALTRVVYPCTTDLSHALSTSSVTMSKKHGPANRIQGLDKNVWVEFVGLSLEYKPVNLGQGFPDFAAPPHVVDALAKTVTSPNIMMHQYTRGFGHPRLIQALSKLYSQLIGQDINPNTDILCTVGAYDSLFCCFMGLINEGDEVIIIEPYFDCYEPMTRMAGGVPVFIPMRPKHDNVTSTKDFVLDPEELASKFTSKTKALIINNPNNPLGKVFQRSELEMVADLCKKHDVICISDEVYEWLVYDDLKHIRIASLPGMWDRTITIGSAGKTFSVTGWKLGWSIGPAHLIKPLMTVHQNSLYTIATPLQEAAAIGFETEIERLDKPDSYFKELASMLEGKRARMAKMLSEVGLVPFMPEGGYFMMADTSSVEIDLDDPEVGDGGKDYKLARWLIKNKGIGAIPPSAFYSKEHKHLGENYIRFCFIKEDSTLDKAEKIIKEWKKSMDDAKK, via the exons GTCACAATGTCCAAGAAACACGGTCCCGCAAACAGAATTCAGGGTCTTGACAAAAATGTCTG GGTGGAGTTTGTAGGCTTGTCTTTAGAGTATAAACCTGTCAATCTTGGTCAG GGTTTTCCTGACTTTGCTGCACCACCTCATGTAGTTGATGCCCTAGCTAAAACAGTAACCAGTCCAAATATCATGATGCATCAGTACACTAGGGGATTT GGTCATCCCAGATTGATACAAGCCTTGTCCAAGCTGTACAGTCAGTTAATAGGGCAAGACATCAACCCTAATACCGACATTCTGTGTACCGTTGGAGCTTACGATTCACTCTTCTGTTGCTTCATGGGATTGATTAATGAGGGGGATGAG GTTATCATTATTGAACCGTATTTTGATTGTTATGAACCAATGACTAGGATGGCTGGTGGAGTACCTGTATTCATCCCTATGAGGCCT AAACATGACAATGTCACTTCCACAAAGGATTTTGTCTTGGATCCTGAGGAGCTTGCAAGTAAATTTACAAGTAAAACTAAAGCATTAATTATAAATAATCCTAACAATCCTCTGGGAAAG GTCTTTCAACGATCTGAATTAGAAATGGTCGCTGATCTATGTAAAAAGCATGATGTAATATGCATAAGTGATGAAGTGTATGAATGGTTGGTATATGATGACTTGAAGCATATCAGAATTG CTTCTCTTCCTGGAATGTGGGATCGTACAATCACTATTGGCAGTGCTGGTAAAACCTTCAGTGTAACTGGATGGAAG CTTGGTTGGTCTATTGGTCCAGCGCATTTGATCAAGCCACTGATGACTGTCCATCAAAACAGTTTGTACACCATAGCAACACCCCTGCAG GAGGCTGCTGCTATTGGTTTTGAGACAGAGATTGAACGTCTTGACAAACCAGATTCTTACTTCAAGGAGCTTGCATCAATGCTTGAAGGAAAGAGAGCAAGAATGGCAAAAATGCTGTCAGAAGTTGGTTTGGTTCCCTTTATGCCAGAGGGAGGCTACTTTATGATGGCAGACACATCCAGTGTTG AAATTGACTTGGATGATCCAGAGGTAGGAGATGGAGGGAAAGATTACAAGTTGGCCAGATGGCTCATCAAGAATAAA GGAATTGGTGCTATTCCACCCAGTGCATTTTATAGCAAGGAACATAAACATTTAGGAGAGAACTACATCAGGTTTTGTTTCATCAAG GAGGACAGTACTTTAGACAAAGCCGAGAAAATCATCAAGGAATGGAAAAAGTCCATGGATGATGCTAAGAAGTGA